One window from the genome of Cricetulus griseus strain 17A/GY chromosome 2, alternate assembly CriGri-PICRH-1.0, whole genome shotgun sequence encodes:
- the Slc4a3 gene encoding anion exchange protein 3 isoform X3, with translation MGRGGSPRPGRFRSPEVRVPLEEPPLGPDVEEEDDDLGKTLAVSRFGDLISKTPAWDPEKPSRSYSERDFEFHRHTSHHTHHPLSARLPPPHKLRRLPPTSARHTRRKRKKEKTSAPPSEGTPPIQEEGGAGADEEEEEEEEEEGESEAEPVEPPPLGPPQKAKFSIGSDEDDSPGLSNKVACTKALPSVGPQSDQSPQRYGSSPSPRARASRISTDKSRPWSPSASYDLRERLCPGSALGNPGPEQRVPTDEAEAQMLGSADLDDMKSHRLEDNPGVRRHLVKKPSRIQGGRGSPSGLAPILRRKKKKKKLDRRPHEVFVELNELMLDRSQEPHWRETARWIKFEEDVEEETERWGKPHVASLSFRSLLELRRTIAQGAALLDLEQTTLPGIAHLVVETMIVSDQIRPEDRASVLRTLLLKHSHPNDDKDSGFFPRNPSSSSVNSVLGNHHPTPSHGPDGAVPTMADDLGEPAPLWPHDPDAKEKPLHMPGGDGHRGKSLKLLEKIPEDAEATVVLVGCVPFLEQPAAAFVRLSEAVLLESVLEVPVPVRFLFVMLGPRHTSTDYHELGRSIATLMSDKLFHEAAYQADDRQDLLGAISEFLDGSIVIPPSEVEGRDLLRSVAAFQRELLRKRREREQTKVEMTTRGGYVAPGKELSLEMGGSEATSEDDPLQRTGSVFGGLVRDVKRRYPHYPSDLRDALHSQCVAAVLFIYFAALSPAITFGGLLGEKTEGLMGVSELIVSTAVLGVLFSLLGAQPLLVVGFSGPLLVFEEAFFKFCRAQDLEYLTGRVWVGLWLVVFVLALVAAEGSFLVRYISPFTQEIFAFLISLIFIYETFHKLYKVFTEHPLLPFYPPEGALEGTLETGLELNSSALPPTEGPPGPRNQPNTALLSLILMLGTFLIAFFLRKFRNSRFLGGKARRIIGDFGIPISILVMVLVDYSITDTYTQKLTVPTGLSVTSPHKRTWFIPPLGSARPFPPWMMVAAAVPALLVLILIFMETQITALIVSQKARRLLKGSGFHLDLLLIGSLGGLCGLFGLPWLTAATVRSVTHVNALTVMRTAIAPGDKPQIQEVREQRVTGVLIASLVGLSIVMGAVLRRIPLAVLFGIFLYMGVTSLSGIQLSQRLLLIFMPAKHHPEQPYVTKVKTWRMHLFTCIQLGCIALLWVVKSTAASLAFPFLLLLTVPLRRCLLPRLFQDRELQALDSEDAEPNFDEDGQDEYNELHMPV, from the exons ATGGGGCGCGGTGGCTCTCCCAGGCCCGGCAGGTTCCGGAGCCCCGAG GTCCGGGTGCCCTTGGAGGAGCCCCCTCTGGGTCCAGACGTAGAAGAGGAGGATGATGACTTGGGCAAGACCTTGGCTGTGAGCAGGTTTGGGGACCTCATCAGCAAGACCCCGGCCTGGGACCCTGAGAAGCCTAGCCGCAGCTACAGCGAGCGGGACTTTGAGT TTCACCGGCACACATCCCACCACACCCATCACCCGCTCTCAGCCCGCCTGCCTCCACCCCACAAGCTGCGGCGACTGCCCCCCACCTCTGCTCGGCacaccaggaggaagaggaagaaggagaaaacctCTGCTCCCCCCTCAGAAGGGACACCTCCTATCCAGGAGGAGGGGGGAGCTGGagcagatgaggaagaggaggaagaagaggaagaggaaggagagtctgaGGCAGAGCCTGTGGAGCCTCCACCCTTGGGGCCCCCACAGAAAGCAAAG TTCTCCATTGGGAGTGATGAGGATGACAGCCCAGGCCTTTCTAACAAGGTTGCCTGTACCAAGGCCCTGCCTTCTGTCGGCCCACAATCTGATCAGAGCCCCCAGCGCTACGGCAG CTCTCCCAGCCCCCGAGCCCGGGCTTCCAGAATCTCTACAGACAAGAGCCGGCCCTGGAGTCCATCAGCCAGCTATGACCTGCGAGAGCGATTGTGCCCCGGCAGTGCCCTGGGCAACCCTGGGCCAGAGCAGCGGGTGCCCACTGATGAGGCCGAGGCCCAAATGCTGGGTTCTGCAGATCTGGATGACATGAAAA GCCATCGGCTGGAGGACAACCCTGGTGTGAGGCGACACTTAGTGAAGAAACCATCCCGGATACAGGGTGGGAGAGGCAGCCCCAGCGGCCTGGCTCCCATCCTGcgcaggaagaagaaaaagaagaagttgGATCGGAGGCCTCATGAG GTGTTCGTGGAGCTGAATGAACTGATGTTGGACCGTAGCCAGGAGCCACACTGGCGGGAGACAGCACGATGGATCAAGTTTGAGGAGGACGTAGAGGAGGAGACTGAGCGCTGGGGGAAGCCCCACGTTGCCTCCCTCTCCTTCCGTAGCCTTCTGGAGCTTAGGAGGACCATTGCCCAGG GAGCGGCTCTCCTGGACTTGGAGCAGACCACCCTGCCGGGCATCGCTCACCTTGTGGTGGAGACCATGATTGTATCTGACCAGATCCGGCCAGAGGACAGGGCTAGTGTCCTACGGACTCTGCTCCTGAAACACAG CCATCCCAATGATGACAAGGACAGTGGCTTTTTCCCTCGAAATCCATCAAGCTCCAGTGTGAACTCAGTCCTGGGGAATCACCACCCAACCCCTAGTCATGGCCCTGATGGTGCGGTACCCACCATGGCTGATGACCTAGGGGAGCCAGCCCCATTGTGGCCACATGACCCTGATGCCAAGGAG AAGCCCCTCCACATGCCTGGCGGAGATGGTCACCGGGGGAAAAGCCTGAAACTTCTGGAGAAGATCCCTGAAGATGCCGAGGCCACTGTTGTTCTTGTGG GCTGTGTGCCTTTCTTGGAGCAGCCAGCAGCAGCCTTTGTACGGCTCAGCGAGGCTGTTCTCTTGGAGTCTGTGCTCGAGGTCCCTGTACCTGTCCGCTTCCTCTTTGTGATGCTGGGGCCCCGCCATACCAGCACCGACTATCATGAGCTAGGACGATCCATTGCCACCCTCATGTCTGACAAG CTGTTTCATGAGGCTGCCTACCAGGCAGATGACCGCCAGGACCTTTTGGGTGCCATCAGTGAGTTCTTGGATGGCAGCATTGTGATACCCCCATCGGAGGTGGAGGGCCGTGACCTGCTACGTTCCGTGGCTGCCTTCCAGCGTGAGCTGCTGAGGAAGCGGCGGGAGCGGGAACAGACCAAAGTGGAGATGACCACCCGGGGGGGCTATGTGGCCCCTGGCAAAG AACTGTCTTTGGAGATGGGGGGCTCCGAGGCAACCTCTGAAGATGATCCCCTGCAGCGGACAGGCTCAGTGTTTGGGGGGCTAGTCCGGGACGTGAAGCGCCGGTACCCACACTACCCCAGTGATCTGCGGGATGCACTGCACTCCCAGTGTGTGGCTGCCGTACTCTTCATCTACTTCGCAGCCCTCAGCCCTGCCATCACCTTTGGGGGGCTACTAG GAGAGAAGACGGAGGGGCTAATGGGCGTGTCAGAGCTGATTGTGTCCACAGCCGTGCTTGGGGTCCTCTTCTCTCTGCTGGGGGCCCAGCCACTGCTCGTGGTGGGCTTCTCTGGACCCCTGCTGGTCTTCGAAGAAGCCTTCTTCAAG TTCTGCCGAGCTCAGGACCTGGAATACCTCACCGGCAGAGTGTGGGTGGGCCTCTGGCTGGTGGTCTTCGTCCTGGCCCTGGTGGCTGCAGAGGGCAGCTTCCTGGTCCGCTACATCTCAccatttacccaggagatcttcgCTTTCCTCATCTCGCTAATTTTCATCTATGAGACTTTTCACAAGCTTTACAAG GTGTTCACAGAGCATCCTCTGCTGCCATTCTACCCACCGGAGGGGGCCCTGGAGGGGACCCTGGAGACTGGCTTGGAACTGAATAGTAGTGCCCTGCCCCCCACAGAAGGACCACCAGGCCCAAGGAACCAGCCCAATACAGCTCTGCTGTCCCTCATCCTCATGCTGGGGACTTTCCTCATTGCCTTCTTCCTACGCAAGTTCAGGAACAGCCGCTTCCTGGGGGGCAAG GCTCGACGCATCATTGGGGATTTTGGCATTCCCATTTCCATCTTGGTGATGGTCCTGGTGGACTACTCTATCACAGACACCTACACACAG AAGCTGACGGTGCCTACAGGGCTCTCAGTGACTTCCCCGCATAAGCGCACATGGTTCATCCCACCCTTGGGCAGCGCCCGCCCTTTCCCGCCATGGATGATGGTGGCTGCTGCTGTCCCTGCGCTCTTGGTCCTCATCCTGATATTCATGGAGACACAGATCACTGC GCTCATTGTCAGCCAGAAGGCCCGGAGGCTACTCAAGGGTTCCGGCTTCCATCTTGACCTGCTTTTGATTGGCTCTTTGGGTGGCCTCTGTGGGTTGTTTGGATTGCCCTGGCTCACAGCTGCCACTGTCCGCTCTGTTACCCATGTCAATGCATTGACCGTCATGCGCACTGCCATCGCACCTGGTGACAAGCCCCAGATCCAGGAGGTTCGGGAGCAGCGGGTCACCGGAGTGCTCATTGCCAGCCTTGTGG GCCTGTCTATCGTCATGGGGGCTGTGCTGCGCCGGATCCCATTGGCTGTGCTCTTCGGGATTTTTCTGTACATGGGGGTCACATCACTGTCTGGTATCCAGTTGTCCCAACGTCTGCTGCTCATTTTCATGCCAGCAAAGCACCATCCTGAGCAGCCCTACGTGACCAAG GTGAAGACATGGCGGATGCACCTGTTCACCTGCATCCAGCTGGGCTGCATTGCTCTTCTCTGGGTGGTCAAGTCAACGGCAGCCTCACTGGcctttcctttcctgctcttGCTCACGGTGCCTCTGAGGCGTTGCCTTCTGCCCCGGCTCTTCCAGGACAGGGAGCTGCAGGCG CTGGACTCTGAAGATGCGGAGCCAAACTTTGATGAGGATGGCCAGGACGAGTACAATGAGCTGCACATGCCTGTGTGA
- the Slc4a3 gene encoding anion exchange protein 3 isoform X2 produces MANGVIPPPGGASPLPQVRVPLEEPPLGPDVEEEDDDLGKTLAVSRFGDLISKTPAWDPEKPSRSYSERDFEFHRHTSHHTHHPLSARLPPPHKLRRLPPTSARHTRRKRKKEKTSAPPSEGTPPIQEEGGAGADEEEEEEEEEEGESEAEPVEPPPLGPPQKAKFSIGSDEDDSPGLSNKVACTKALPSVGPQSDQSPQRYGSSPSPRARASRISTDKSRPWSPSASYDLRERLCPGSALGNPGPEQRVPTDEAEAQMLGSADLDDMKSHRLEDNPGVRRHLVKKPSRIQGGRGSPSGLAPILRRKKKKKKLDRRPHEVFVELNELMLDRSQEPHWRETARWIKFEEDVEEETERWGKPHVASLSFRSLLELRRTIAQGAALLDLEQTTLPGIAHLVVETMIVSDQIRPEDRASVLRTLLLKHSHPNDDKDSGFFPRNPSSSSVNSVLGNHHPTPSHGPDGAVPTMADDLGEPAPLWPHDPDAKEKPLHMPGGDGHRGKSLKLLEKIPEDAEATVVLVGCVPFLEQPAAAFVRLSEAVLLESVLEVPVPVRFLFVMLGPRHTSTDYHELGRSIATLMSDKLFHEAAYQADDRQDLLGAISEFLDGSIVIPPSEVEGRDLLRSVAAFQRELLRKRREREQTKVEMTTRGGYVAPGKELSLEMGGSEATSEDDPLQRTGSVFGGLVRDVKRRYPHYPSDLRDALHSQCVAAVLFIYFAALSPAITFGGLLGEKTEGLMGVSELIVSTAVLGVLFSLLGAQPLLVVGFSGPLLVFEEAFFKFCRAQDLEYLTGRVWVGLWLVVFVLALVAAEGSFLVRYISPFTQEIFAFLISLIFIYETFHKLYKVFTEHPLLPFYPPEGALEGTLETGLELNSSALPPTEGPPGPRNQPNTALLSLILMLGTFLIAFFLRKFRNSRFLGGKARRIIGDFGIPISILVMVLVDYSITDTYTQKLTVPTGLSVTSPHKRTWFIPPLGSARPFPPWMMVAAAVPALLVLILIFMETQITALIVSQKARRLLKGSGFHLDLLLIGSLGGLCGLFGLPWLTAATVRSVTHVNALTVMRTAIAPGDKPQIQEVREQRVTGVLIASLVGLSIVMGAVLRRIPLAVLFGIFLYMGVTSLSGIQLSQRLLLIFMPAKHHPEQPYVTKVKTWRMHLFTCIQLGCIALLWVVKSTAASLAFPFLLLLTVPLRRCLLPRLFQDRELQALDSEDAEPNFDEDGQDEYNELHMPV; encoded by the exons ATGGCTAATGGGGTGATCCCGCCGCCCGGGGGCGCCTCCCCCCTACCCCAG GTCCGGGTGCCCTTGGAGGAGCCCCCTCTGGGTCCAGACGTAGAAGAGGAGGATGATGACTTGGGCAAGACCTTGGCTGTGAGCAGGTTTGGGGACCTCATCAGCAAGACCCCGGCCTGGGACCCTGAGAAGCCTAGCCGCAGCTACAGCGAGCGGGACTTTGAGT TTCACCGGCACACATCCCACCACACCCATCACCCGCTCTCAGCCCGCCTGCCTCCACCCCACAAGCTGCGGCGACTGCCCCCCACCTCTGCTCGGCacaccaggaggaagaggaagaaggagaaaacctCTGCTCCCCCCTCAGAAGGGACACCTCCTATCCAGGAGGAGGGGGGAGCTGGagcagatgaggaagaggaggaagaagaggaagaggaaggagagtctgaGGCAGAGCCTGTGGAGCCTCCACCCTTGGGGCCCCCACAGAAAGCAAAG TTCTCCATTGGGAGTGATGAGGATGACAGCCCAGGCCTTTCTAACAAGGTTGCCTGTACCAAGGCCCTGCCTTCTGTCGGCCCACAATCTGATCAGAGCCCCCAGCGCTACGGCAG CTCTCCCAGCCCCCGAGCCCGGGCTTCCAGAATCTCTACAGACAAGAGCCGGCCCTGGAGTCCATCAGCCAGCTATGACCTGCGAGAGCGATTGTGCCCCGGCAGTGCCCTGGGCAACCCTGGGCCAGAGCAGCGGGTGCCCACTGATGAGGCCGAGGCCCAAATGCTGGGTTCTGCAGATCTGGATGACATGAAAA GCCATCGGCTGGAGGACAACCCTGGTGTGAGGCGACACTTAGTGAAGAAACCATCCCGGATACAGGGTGGGAGAGGCAGCCCCAGCGGCCTGGCTCCCATCCTGcgcaggaagaagaaaaagaagaagttgGATCGGAGGCCTCATGAG GTGTTCGTGGAGCTGAATGAACTGATGTTGGACCGTAGCCAGGAGCCACACTGGCGGGAGACAGCACGATGGATCAAGTTTGAGGAGGACGTAGAGGAGGAGACTGAGCGCTGGGGGAAGCCCCACGTTGCCTCCCTCTCCTTCCGTAGCCTTCTGGAGCTTAGGAGGACCATTGCCCAGG GAGCGGCTCTCCTGGACTTGGAGCAGACCACCCTGCCGGGCATCGCTCACCTTGTGGTGGAGACCATGATTGTATCTGACCAGATCCGGCCAGAGGACAGGGCTAGTGTCCTACGGACTCTGCTCCTGAAACACAG CCATCCCAATGATGACAAGGACAGTGGCTTTTTCCCTCGAAATCCATCAAGCTCCAGTGTGAACTCAGTCCTGGGGAATCACCACCCAACCCCTAGTCATGGCCCTGATGGTGCGGTACCCACCATGGCTGATGACCTAGGGGAGCCAGCCCCATTGTGGCCACATGACCCTGATGCCAAGGAG AAGCCCCTCCACATGCCTGGCGGAGATGGTCACCGGGGGAAAAGCCTGAAACTTCTGGAGAAGATCCCTGAAGATGCCGAGGCCACTGTTGTTCTTGTGG GCTGTGTGCCTTTCTTGGAGCAGCCAGCAGCAGCCTTTGTACGGCTCAGCGAGGCTGTTCTCTTGGAGTCTGTGCTCGAGGTCCCTGTACCTGTCCGCTTCCTCTTTGTGATGCTGGGGCCCCGCCATACCAGCACCGACTATCATGAGCTAGGACGATCCATTGCCACCCTCATGTCTGACAAG CTGTTTCATGAGGCTGCCTACCAGGCAGATGACCGCCAGGACCTTTTGGGTGCCATCAGTGAGTTCTTGGATGGCAGCATTGTGATACCCCCATCGGAGGTGGAGGGCCGTGACCTGCTACGTTCCGTGGCTGCCTTCCAGCGTGAGCTGCTGAGGAAGCGGCGGGAGCGGGAACAGACCAAAGTGGAGATGACCACCCGGGGGGGCTATGTGGCCCCTGGCAAAG AACTGTCTTTGGAGATGGGGGGCTCCGAGGCAACCTCTGAAGATGATCCCCTGCAGCGGACAGGCTCAGTGTTTGGGGGGCTAGTCCGGGACGTGAAGCGCCGGTACCCACACTACCCCAGTGATCTGCGGGATGCACTGCACTCCCAGTGTGTGGCTGCCGTACTCTTCATCTACTTCGCAGCCCTCAGCCCTGCCATCACCTTTGGGGGGCTACTAG GAGAGAAGACGGAGGGGCTAATGGGCGTGTCAGAGCTGATTGTGTCCACAGCCGTGCTTGGGGTCCTCTTCTCTCTGCTGGGGGCCCAGCCACTGCTCGTGGTGGGCTTCTCTGGACCCCTGCTGGTCTTCGAAGAAGCCTTCTTCAAG TTCTGCCGAGCTCAGGACCTGGAATACCTCACCGGCAGAGTGTGGGTGGGCCTCTGGCTGGTGGTCTTCGTCCTGGCCCTGGTGGCTGCAGAGGGCAGCTTCCTGGTCCGCTACATCTCAccatttacccaggagatcttcgCTTTCCTCATCTCGCTAATTTTCATCTATGAGACTTTTCACAAGCTTTACAAG GTGTTCACAGAGCATCCTCTGCTGCCATTCTACCCACCGGAGGGGGCCCTGGAGGGGACCCTGGAGACTGGCTTGGAACTGAATAGTAGTGCCCTGCCCCCCACAGAAGGACCACCAGGCCCAAGGAACCAGCCCAATACAGCTCTGCTGTCCCTCATCCTCATGCTGGGGACTTTCCTCATTGCCTTCTTCCTACGCAAGTTCAGGAACAGCCGCTTCCTGGGGGGCAAG GCTCGACGCATCATTGGGGATTTTGGCATTCCCATTTCCATCTTGGTGATGGTCCTGGTGGACTACTCTATCACAGACACCTACACACAG AAGCTGACGGTGCCTACAGGGCTCTCAGTGACTTCCCCGCATAAGCGCACATGGTTCATCCCACCCTTGGGCAGCGCCCGCCCTTTCCCGCCATGGATGATGGTGGCTGCTGCTGTCCCTGCGCTCTTGGTCCTCATCCTGATATTCATGGAGACACAGATCACTGC GCTCATTGTCAGCCAGAAGGCCCGGAGGCTACTCAAGGGTTCCGGCTTCCATCTTGACCTGCTTTTGATTGGCTCTTTGGGTGGCCTCTGTGGGTTGTTTGGATTGCCCTGGCTCACAGCTGCCACTGTCCGCTCTGTTACCCATGTCAATGCATTGACCGTCATGCGCACTGCCATCGCACCTGGTGACAAGCCCCAGATCCAGGAGGTTCGGGAGCAGCGGGTCACCGGAGTGCTCATTGCCAGCCTTGTGG GCCTGTCTATCGTCATGGGGGCTGTGCTGCGCCGGATCCCATTGGCTGTGCTCTTCGGGATTTTTCTGTACATGGGGGTCACATCACTGTCTGGTATCCAGTTGTCCCAACGTCTGCTGCTCATTTTCATGCCAGCAAAGCACCATCCTGAGCAGCCCTACGTGACCAAG GTGAAGACATGGCGGATGCACCTGTTCACCTGCATCCAGCTGGGCTGCATTGCTCTTCTCTGGGTGGTCAAGTCAACGGCAGCCTCACTGGcctttcctttcctgctcttGCTCACGGTGCCTCTGAGGCGTTGCCTTCTGCCCCGGCTCTTCCAGGACAGGGAGCTGCAGGCG CTGGACTCTGAAGATGCGGAGCCAAACTTTGATGAGGATGGCCAGGACGAGTACAATGAGCTGCACATGCCTGTGTGA